From Suricata suricatta isolate VVHF042 chromosome 1, meerkat_22Aug2017_6uvM2_HiC, whole genome shotgun sequence, a single genomic window includes:
- the MEPE gene encoding matrix extracellular phosphoglycoprotein codes for MQIICLGLLLFGVTWAAPTFQPQAEKTKEDCVEEQRITYKGHHEKHGYYIFKYVYTSPGRKNQTDIKQEEKNKDNIVLHNSDKRRNQEPEPKENIVQEGEKNFSIVGANENNQSSKTQTPFENRQTTNEDNTINNKENAHSNQKMSIYPESTGKNGVEDGDNAVSKLRDQEEYTTTLIRNNMHHIMKPGTMTELLAEENKENKPRNVLSKIPASVNYVKAPSKDRKNYQRDPQAQNIPFKSKTTHLTQYNTDYPKQLPKLKKIPSDFEGSGYPDFQERGDNDISPFSGDGQPFKDISGKGEPIGPDLKGTDIQTEFSSPSEADAKGPGYNEIPEKEENGRNTIGTRGETRKEANTADISLVVEGSNDIIGSTNFKELPGREGNRVDTSSQNAHQGKVELHYPHPPSKGKKKEGSSNVAESTNHNEIPKNGKGSSSRKGTVHSNRNQAISNEKQRFPGKGKSQGWLVPSRDLDNDIRNEIGSHNGLNNEGTIITQSRKNHYIPHRQNSTWNKDVPQRKGSWGYRKPHSSRRVSPSRKHDSSDSSDSGSSSESDGD; via the exons ACATTTCAACCACAGGCTGAGAAAACTAAGGAAGACTGTGTGGAAGAACAGAGG atAACGTACAAAGGCCACCATGAGAAACAtggatattatatttttaagtatgtttacaCATCACCTGGGAGGAAAAACCAAACTGACATAAAG caggaagaaaaaaacaaagacaatattGTTCTTCACAATTCTGAtaagagaagaaatcaagaacCAGAACCTAAAGAAAACATTgtccaggaaggagagaaaaacttTTCCATTGTTGGAGCCAATGAAAATAATCAAAGTAGCAAAACACAAACTCCTTttgaaaacagacagacaacaaatgaagataatactattaataacaaagaaaatgccCATAGTAACCAAAAGATGTCCATTTATCCTGAGTCCACTGGGAAGAACGGGGTTGAGGATGGAGACAATGCTGTCAGTAAACTACGTGACCAAGAAGAATACACTACAACTCTTATCAGAAATAATATGCACCATATAATGAAGCCAGGGACTATGACTGAACTCTtggcagaagaaaacaaagagaacaaaccCAGGAATGTTCTAAGCAAAATCCCAGCAAGTGTGAACTATGTTAAAGCCCCCTCAAAAGATAGGAAGAATTATCAAAGAGATCCCCAAGCTCAGAACATTCCATTTAAAAGCAAAACCACACACCTTACTCAGTACAACACTGACTATCCAAAACAGCTCCCAAAACTCAAAAAAATCCCCAGTGATTTTGAAGGTAGTGGTTACCCAGATTTTCAAGAGAGGGGGGACAATGATATCTCTCCTTTCAGTGGAGATGGTCAACCTTTTAAAGACATTTCTGGTAAAGGAGAACCTATCGGTCCTGACCTAAAAGGTACAGATATTCAAACAGAGTTTTCCAGCCCGAGTGAAGCTGATGCAAAAGGACCAGGTTATAATGAgatcccagaaaaagaagaaaatggcagaaataCCATTGGAACCAGGGGTGAAACAAGAAAAGAGGCAAACACTGCTGACATAAGCCTAGTAGTGGAGGGCAGCAATGACATCATAGGTAGCACCAACTTTAAGGAACTccctggaagagaaggaaacagagtagACACCAGCAGCCAAAATGCTCATCAAGGGAAAGTAGAGCTTCATTACCCTCATCCAccctcaaaagggaaaaaaaaagaaggcagtagCAATGTAGCTGAAAGTACTAATCATAATGAAATTCCCAAAAATGGCAAAGGTAGTAGTAGTAGAAAAGGTACAGTGCATTCTAATAGGAATCAAGCAatctcaaatgaaaaacaaagatttccTGGTAAGGGCAAAAGTCAGGGCTGGCTCGTTCCTTCTCGAGATCTAGATAATGACATTAGAAATGAAATAGGTTCCCATAATGGCCTCAATAATGAGGGGACTATAATAACACAGAGCAGAAAAAATCATTATATTCCCCACAGACAAAATTCAACATGGAATAAGGATGTGCCACAAAGGAAAGGCTCCTGGGGTTACAGAAAACCCCACTCCAGTAGAAGGGTTAGCCCCTCTAGAAAGCATGACAGTAGTGACTCATCAGACAGTGGCAGTTCCAGTGAGAGTGATGGTGACTAG